One genomic window of Bombus fervidus isolate BK054 chromosome 14, iyBomFerv1, whole genome shotgun sequence includes the following:
- the Mthfs gene encoding methenyltetrahydrofolate synthetase, which produces MAGIKSAKSALRKKMKDIITQLNTEEKQRQSMKVFDKLCSLPQFRESTRISLYLSTKDEIDTIEILKYIFERKKVVFVPRYKGKEMEMVKLLSMQDYETLPLTKWNIKQPNVNELRENALQTGGLDLILIPGVAFTANGKRLGHGMGYYDKFLDLCLKKQQKIPHLIALAFNEQLCEDIPTSENDILLDLVLTEK; this is translated from the exons atggCTGGAATAAAATCTGCTAAAAGTGCTTTAcgtaaaaaaatgaaagatattaTTACACAACTTAATACTGAAGAGAAACAAAGACAATCAATGAAGGTATTTGATAAA CTATGTTCTCTACCACAGTTTCGAGAAAGCACAAGAATTTCCTTATATCTAAGTACAAAAGATGAAATTGAcacaattgaaatattaaaatatatatttgaaagaaaaaaagtcgtATTTGTTCCTAGGtataaaggaaaagaaatggaaatggTTAAATTACTTTCGATGCAAGATTATGAAACACTACCATTAACCAAATGGAATATTAAACAACCAAATGTTAATGAACTTAGAGAAAACGCATTACAAACTG gtGGATTAGATTTAATACTTATACCAGGTGTTGCATTTACTGCTAATG GAAAACGTTTGGGACATGGAATGGGttattatgataaatttttggACTTATGTTTAAAGAAACAACAAAAAATACCGCACTTAATTGCACTGGCATTTAATGAACAATTGTGTGAAGATATTCCTACATCTGAAAATGATATACTTTTGGATCTTGTACttacagaaaaataa